TCATGTTGATGTCCTTGTAACCACGGCAGGCGCCATTGAGCTGGGCCTTGTTGTCGGCAAACTTGGGTGGGTCGAGCACTATCACATCGAAGGTTTTGCCTTCGTCGCGGTACTGACGCAGCAGCTTGAAGACATCGGCTTCACTGTAGGTCACATGGTCGTCGTTCAGGCCGTTGATGGCCATGTTGTGACGGGCGGTGTCCAGCGCCAGGGTGGAGACGTCCACGTTCTCGATGCTGGCGGCACCGCCCTTGGCGGCATAGAGGCCAAAGGTGCCCGTGTAGCAGAAGCAGTTGAGCACCGACTTGCCTGCCACGAAACGGGCAGCCATGGCGCGGTTGTCGCGCTGGTCGAGGTAAAAACCGGTCTTGTGGCCCTTTTCCACATCCACGGCAATCTTGATGCCGTTTTCTTCAATAATCAGTGGCATGGCGGGCAGCTCACCATGGAGTAAACCTGTGACCAGCGGCAGGCCTTCTTTCTTGCGGGAGTCCACATCGGAGCGCTCATAAATGGCGCACTCGGGGAACTGCTCGGCCAGCACAGACACCAGGGTGTCGCGCCAGTAATCGGCGCCGGCCGACAGCAGCTGACACACAAGCACATTGGCGTAGCGGTCGATGGTGATGCCGGGCAGGCCATCGGACTCAGCGCCGACCAGACGATAGCCGGTGAGGCCCTTTTCGCGGATAAGCGCATCACGGCCAGCCTGTGCGCGGGCGATGCGCCGGGCGAAAAAGTCGCGATCTATAGCTTCTTCTTTATCGAAGGTCCAGACACGCACCTGAATTTGCGAGGCATCAGACCAGGCACCACGGCCAAGCCAGCGGCCGTCGTGTGCCACCACATCCACGGTTTCACCGCGCAGGGGCTTGCCCTTGATGTTGTGGACGCCGCTGGAAAACACCCAGGGGTGACGACGGTCGAGGGACTTTTCCCGTCCCGGCTTGAGTTTGATGCGAATGCTCATGAAGATGTCTCGATAACGCCAAAGGCGGCGTGTTACAGATTGGAGGCGGCGCATACCGGGTTGCTGATGACCGCAGCCGGTGCGCCACTGCCGTGAAATGCGGCCTATTTTACCTTGTTTGCACAGGCTTGGCAGGCATTCCCTTAAAAAAGCTCCAGCCCAATGATTAGCGGCGCAGGATCCCGGGCCTTTATAACCCTTGGCAGAACGGCTTCGCGCTATAGAGGCTCCAGTCCAACCACTCCATTAAGAGCCCATGTTCTGGAGTCTTCGTTAACCCGCGGCCTGTTCGCTTCGCGCTACAGAAGCTCCAGCCCAACCACTCCATTAAGGACGCATGATCTGGAGTCTTCGTTAACCCGCAGCCGGTTGGCTTCGCGCTACAGAAGCTCCAGCCCAACCATCCTATGAAGGCCGCATGATCCAAATCTTGGCTCCCTCGGTAGAACTTCGTCGCGCTATAGAAGTTCCAGCCCGACTACCAGAGCCGCATGATCTGAGCTTTCACTGTCACGTTCATACACGGGGCTTCTAAGGTGCTCATCGAAGACCGAGAAATGGCATACCCGGCCACGGGCTGGGGCCAATGCCCCATCAAAATCCTGACTCAGAAGGATATGGTCCAGCAGGCTGCCGCGGGAGCCCAGATAATGGGTCGGTCGCCTTGCCCAGCTTAAATCTTCCGTTGAGTCAGCTCCGTGGTGGCCGCCACTTTGCCGGTCAAACAGCTGGCCCTCCAGAAACAGCACCGAGGCATCTTTAAGAGTAAAGTGGCCGATGGCGTTGGCAAAGGCCTGTTCGCTCAAGCCCCCCAGGCCCGCCACTTGTCTGTCGTTGCCATGAATGGCATCGGCCCCCAGCCAGAAACCGCGAAACTCGGCGGCATCCAATCCGCTGTTAAAGTCGCCCATGACCACCATGGGATTGGCAGTCTCATCCCGCCGATTGATGAGCGCCTGATACAGGAGCATGGCCTCAAAGCCGCGGCGGGCGCTGCTGGCAAAACTGCCGAGTGCCCGGTGGGCCAGGAGCCTTGGCGCGGCCTTCATACCACCCAAAGCCTCTGGCTCAAACAGTGGTCGCTGGGATTTAAAGTGCAGCACATAGATATCCAGCATGCCCCAATCAGCAAGGCTGACTGTGGCTCTGAGCACCCTGCGGCCAAAGCGAAAATCCGCCTTAAGGTCCATGGCGGCAAGGGCGGCAGGTTCGGGCTCCACCGCCGCCACCTCTGCCAGCGGCAAACGGCTGGCAATGGCTACCACAGGAGAGCGGCAGACATAATCTTCACAGTTTGGGGTATCGACCACGGCAAAGTGCGGGTAGCCCAGCTCCTGCATCAAGGCCTTAAGTTCATCGACGCTGAACACCTCCTGAAACCCTATGATATCGGCCTCGAGATTGGCCACGCAGTGGCGCAGCCAGTCGCATTTTTTCTGCCACTGGGCCCTGGTGTAGATGCGATCAAACTCATAGGCGGCAGCGGGGGGCGCCAAAAAGTTAAACAGGTTGAGGGTGGCAATATCCACCCTGGCCAATTTACCCAAACCGGCCACCCCGTCCTTGTCTGCTTTAGCCACAGATATTGACCCTTTGTCTTTGTTTGTTAAGCCAGCCATGTTGATTCTGGATCTTCCTGCCACTGAGCCTTCTCCGGCTTTCCCTCGATGTGAGCCAATCGATGGGAATTGCATAATAAACAAGGAAATTGTCACCCACACTTTGCGACATGTTAGCCAAATGTGATAAATTTTTCTCTCGGTCGGCACATAAGGTGCCACTTCCACTCAAGGACTGCTCAGTGAACCGATGGATCCACTTCCTGCTCGTGGCAGGATTGTCTGCACTATTGGCCCTCTCGCCAAGCCAAGCCAAAACCATAACCTCAGGTGAATATTCCCTCGAAGTCTCTCCCGCCCCCGATTGGGCCACCCACGAGACGCTTCAAGCGCTGCCTGCACAGCTCAATAATGGCCCCAGCCACTTCCGGTTGGTATCACGACAAGTGCTGATATCGCCGTTATCGGATCATTATTTCCTCGAATTTGCTGCCTTGGCGGCCAATCATCAGGGAGTGAAGGAACTCTCCAAGCTCGAGCTGACCTTCAACCCTGCGTTCGAATCCATGAAGCTGCACAGCCTGCAGGTGGAACGCAACGGCGTTGTCAGCGACAGACTGGAAACGGC
This sequence is a window from Shewanella zhangzhouensis. Protein-coding genes within it:
- a CDS encoding class I SAM-dependent methyltransferase, which produces MSIRIKLKPGREKSLDRRHPWVFSSGVHNIKGKPLRGETVDVVAHDGRWLGRGAWSDASQIQVRVWTFDKEEAIDRDFFARRIARAQAGRDALIREKGLTGYRLVGAESDGLPGITIDRYANVLVCQLLSAGADYWRDTLVSVLAEQFPECAIYERSDVDSRKKEGLPLVTGLLHGELPAMPLIIEENGIKIAVDVEKGHKTGFYLDQRDNRAMAARFVAGKSVLNCFCYTGTFGLYAAKGGAASIENVDVSTLALDTARHNMAINGLNDDHVTYSEADVFKLLRQYRDEGKTFDVIVLDPPKFADNKAQLNGACRGYKDINMIAMQLLKPGGTLLTFSCSGLMPADLFQKIVADAALDAGRDAQFIERLSQASDHPIGAAFPEGFYLKGLVARVW
- a CDS encoding endonuclease/exonuclease/phosphatase family protein is translated as MAKADKDGVAGLGKLARVDIATLNLFNFLAPPAAAYEFDRIYTRAQWQKKCDWLRHCVANLEADIIGFQEVFSVDELKALMQELGYPHFAVVDTPNCEDYVCRSPVVAIASRLPLAEVAAVEPEPAALAAMDLKADFRFGRRVLRATVSLADWGMLDIYVLHFKSQRPLFEPEALGGMKAAPRLLAHRALGSFASSARRGFEAMLLYQALINRRDETANPMVVMGDFNSGLDAAEFRGFWLGADAIHGNDRQVAGLGGLSEQAFANAIGHFTLKDASVLFLEGQLFDRQSGGHHGADSTEDLSWARRPTHYLGSRGSLLDHILLSQDFDGALAPARGRVCHFSVFDEHLRSPVYERDSESSDHAALVVGLELL